A region of Marasmius oreades isolate 03SP1 chromosome 9, whole genome shotgun sequence DNA encodes the following proteins:
- a CDS encoding uncharacterized protein (CAZy:GH30) has translation MRSFLLSIISLGVAELVAAQQIFDIWQTTWDRQKLFTSSPPSPPINFQSPSGIGQADIVVDDTAVFQPIFGFGSTLTDNSALMMNNLKSRNPTNYRNLLNFLFSPTDGANAAGLSYIRVPLGASDFSAGVYSYDDSSGDTSLNNFNVNRAPSYLFSILKDIRSVNPLVKVHVLPWSPPAWMKNSNTMEGGSLNSNRVQPFANYLLKCLQGFQSQGIPVYAISIQNEPQNNNPTYPTSTYTPQLEAQVGLALRTLMNNNGFSGTKLIAYDHNWDNAGTYPVQVLQAAPNAFAGAAFHCYGGSVGQQDDFRNKFPNKEVYFTECSGTIGSDWWSDIKWYMDNIFIGSVEHGSSTGLMWNIALDGNGNPKLPGTNSCGGPGCRAVVQINSDGTWSVNQEFYAMAQVSKATIPKDAGGPFAKRIGVSVGGELNWALRVGAFVTARNNPSDFLRYSLVILNWDDHTGGSWNPQPVQTTIEFRGMQARLTLPVGVTTLWWFAPNNGNSLESNNSTTPVAIPIHGSVGVGEGEKKQQPLGFFQRTFKHIGHQLSHLARK, from the exons ATGAGgtccttccttctttccatcatctccttAGGCGTCGCAGAGCTGGTTGCTGCGCAGCAAATATTTGACATA TGGCAAACGACCTGGGATCGCCAAAAACTGTTTACTTCATCGCCTCCGTCACCGCCCATAAATTTCCAATCACCAAGTGGAATTGGTCAAGCTGATATAGTCGTCGATGATACAGCGGTCTTTCAGCCTATCTTTGGGTTTGGAAGTACGCTAA CCGACAATTCTGCTCTCATGATGAACAACCTCAAG TCTAGAAACCCGACCAATTACCGGAATTTGCTCAATTTCCTCTTCTCACCGACAGATGGCGCGAATGCAGCGGGGCTGTCGTATATTCGGGTACCGTTGGGAGCATCGGATTTCTCTGCCGGTG TATACAGTTATGATGATTCTTCCGGCGATACCTCGCTCAATAACTTCAATGTCAACCGCGCACCCTCATACCTATTCTCTATCCTGAAAGACATTCGTTCAGTCAATCCTT TGGTCAAAGTACACGTTCTTCCTTGGTCACCG CCCGCTTGGATGAAGAACAGTAACACCATGGAGGGTGGCTCACTTAACTCTAATCGAGTTCAGCCCT TTGCGAACTATCTTTTGAAATGCTTGCAGGGCTTCCAAAGCCAAGGGATACCCGTCTATGCGATTAGCATTCAGAATGAACCCCAGAACAACAATCCTACTTACCCTACATCCACATACACACCTCAACTTGAAGCCCAGGTAGGGTTGGCACTAAGGACTCTCATGAACAACAACGGGTTCAGCGGCACGAAGTTGATCG CCTACGATCATAACTGGGATAATGCCGGGACATATCCTGTACAAGTACTCCAGGCAGCTCCTAATGCCTTCGCTGGTGCAGCTTTCCACTGCTACGGG GGAAGTGTCGGGCAACAAGATGATTTCCGCAATAAGTTCCCAAATAAGGAG GTCTATTTCACGG AATGTTCCGGTACTATTGGGTCGGATTGGTGGAGTGATATCAAG TGGTACATGGATAATAT TTTCATCG GATCTGTCGAACATGGTTCTAGCACCGGTCTCATGTGGAATATCGCACTTGATGGCAATGGCAACCCCAAACTCCCAGGTACCAACAGTTGTGGCGGACCAGGGTGTCGAGCCGTCGTTCAAATCAACAGCGATGGAACTTGGAGCGTTAATCAAGAAT TCTACGCAATGGCGCAAGTATCCAAGGCAACTATCCCCAAAGACGCCGGAGGGCCATTTGCTAAACGAATCGGTGTCAGTGTCGGGGGCGAGTTGAACTGGGCATTGAGAGTTGGAGCATTTGTAACAGCCCGCAACAATCCGAGTGATTTCCTGAGGTATTCTTTGGTTATTCTGAACT GGGACGACCACACAGGTGGCTCGTGGAACCCGCAACCGGTCCAAACTACCATCGAGTTCAGAGGAATGCAAGCCCGGTTGACCTTACCTGTTGGGGTAACGACACTTTGGTGGTTCG CACCCAACAATGGTAACAGTCTGGAATCTAACAACTCTACCACGCCAGTGGCGATCCCCATCCATGGTAGCGTTGGTgtcggagaaggagagaagaaaCAACAACCCCTTGGATTCTTCCAGAGAACCTTTAAGCATATTGGACACCAGTTATCGCATCTAGCACGCAAATAG
- a CDS encoding uncharacterized protein (BUSCO:EOG0926425H), with translation MASLTTLNWKDIVDVSRPSLWIAVSAIAFNPIAWNIIARNEYKNKTITRIFGGNPRYGCYFLAIMIFSFGMLRDSLATRAMYEQPQVALLPEPYATYVPVALIGVGQLFTITSTWALGITGTFLGDYFGILMDHRVEGFPFNVLRDPMYMGSTISFFGGALWLERPVGLLGALYVYLVYMIALRYEGPFTDMIYSKREASKKEL, from the exons ATGGCCTCCCTCACCACCCTCAACTGGAAGGACATCGTCGATGTTTCCAGACCATCTCTATGGATTGCGGTCAGTGCTATAGCATTCAATCCAATAGCTTGGAATATCATCGCTAGAAACG AATACAAAAACAAGACTATAACGCGTATATTCGGTGGAAACCCGCGATATGGTTGTTATTTCCTCGCTATCATGATTTTTTCATTTGGTATGCTCCGAGATTCTCT AGCCACGCGTGCGATGTACGAACAACCCCAAGTCGCTTTACTCCCAGAACCATACGCTACCTACGTCCCAGTCGCATTGATTGGCGTAGGACAACTTTTCACGATCACTTCGACTTGGGCGTTGGGTATCACTGGGACGTTTTTGGGTGACTATTTTGGGATTTTGATGGACCATAGAGTTGAAGG GTTCCCTTTCAATGTCCTTCGAGACCCAATGTATATGGGAAGCACCATATCCTTCTTTGGTGGGGCTCTGTG GCTCGAAAGACCTGTTGGGTTACTCGGGGCTTTATACGTTTACCTCGTTTACATGATCGCACTCCGTTACGAGGG ACCTTTCACAGACATGATCTATTCAAAGCGCGAAGCGTCGAAAAAGGAACTTTAA
- a CDS encoding uncharacterized protein (BUSCO:EOG09265LIB), which yields MSAVTIRYLRLRASSRFKPLQSSRSAHTSNQQQSSTTLFAGTSQPRPYSAHHSTPKLKRDLPRLPRRWPFVVAFSLLGLTGWAGFMTVVTNQEKITSSVFKQVMRTIRNDSKVYEMLGDAIRPQSEWWLNGDPNIKGQISTMQGNVDMSFRVKGSKGSGTVYFTSIRREKGVPFTILRFKVIGDDGSVIHIESAPPE from the exons ATGTCCGCGGTTACTATTCGATATCTCAGACTCAGAGCCTCGTCTCGATTCAAACCTCTCCAAAGCTCTCGTTCAGCTCATACCTCAAACCAACAACAATCCTCAACCACTCTCTTCGCTGGAACTTCCCAACCTCGCCCATATTCCGCCCATCATTCAACTCCCAAACTCAAGAGAGACTTACCTAGGCTTCCT AGACGATGGCCCTTTGTCGTAGCCTTTTCACTCCTCGGATTAACCGGATGGGCAGGGTTCATGACTGTGGTAACCAACCAAGAAAAGATCACAAGTTCGGTGTTTAAGCAAGTGATGAGAACTATCAGGAACGACTCGAAGGTGTACGAGATGTTGGGAGATGCTATTCGGCCTCAATCAGAGTGGTGGTTGAATGGAGATCCGAATATCAAGGGACAG ATTAGCACGATGCAAGGCAATGTTGATATGAGTTTCCGAGTAAAGGGCTCGAAAG GTTCTGGAACTGTCTATTTTACAAGTattagaagagaaaaaggaGTCCCTTTCACAATCT TGCGATTCAAAGTGATAGGAGACGATGGTTCCGTCATTCATATCGAATCCGCGCCTCCAGAATAG